In the genome of Dickeya fangzhongdai, one region contains:
- the iolG gene encoding inositol 2-dehydrogenase: MFNIALLGAGRIGQVHAVNIAEHRETCLYSVVDPNPANARALSDKYQARLQTVDEAMADPAVHAVLIASATDTHADLIELAARHGKAIFCEKPVHLDIARVRDCLKVVEQQQVPLFVGFNRRYDPQFRRMKTLAGEGRIGKPESLMIISRDPSPPPAEYVRVSGGMFRDMTIHDFDMVRFIMGEEPVSVFAQGSNLVDPAIGAAGDIDTALVVFKFASGAMATIVNSRRSGYGYDQRLELHGELGVLSAGNIRENQVEHWGDAGCLAAKPEHFFLQRYRDAYAAEWRHFVEVLHGRTPPECSGVDGERALYLADKALESLATGRAISL; this comes from the coding sequence ATGTTTAACATTGCTTTACTGGGCGCCGGCCGCATTGGCCAGGTTCATGCCGTCAACATCGCCGAACATCGGGAAACCTGCCTCTATTCGGTGGTGGACCCCAACCCCGCCAACGCCCGGGCGCTGTCTGATAAATATCAGGCCCGTCTGCAAACCGTCGACGAGGCGATGGCCGACCCGGCGGTACACGCGGTGCTGATCGCCTCCGCCACCGATACCCACGCCGACCTGATTGAACTGGCCGCCCGCCACGGCAAAGCCATCTTCTGTGAAAAGCCGGTGCATCTGGATATCGCCCGGGTGCGCGACTGCCTGAAGGTGGTGGAGCAGCAGCAGGTGCCGCTGTTTGTCGGTTTTAACCGTCGCTACGACCCGCAGTTTCGCCGGATGAAAACGCTGGCGGGCGAAGGACGCATCGGCAAGCCCGAATCGCTGATGATTATCTCCCGCGACCCATCGCCGCCGCCGGCGGAGTATGTGCGTGTGTCCGGCGGCATGTTCCGCGACATGACCATCCACGATTTCGACATGGTGCGTTTCATCATGGGCGAAGAGCCGGTGTCGGTGTTCGCGCAGGGCAGCAATCTGGTGGACCCGGCCATCGGCGCGGCCGGCGACATCGACACCGCTTTGGTGGTGTTCAAATTCGCCTCCGGCGCGATGGCGACCATCGTCAACAGCCGCCGCTCCGGCTACGGCTACGACCAGCGCCTGGAGCTGCACGGCGAGCTCGGCGTGCTGAGCGCGGGCAACATCCGTGAAAATCAGGTGGAACACTGGGGCGACGCGGGGTGCCTCGCCGCCAAACCGGAACACTTTTTCCTGCAGCGTTACCGCGATGCCTACGCGGCGGAATGGCGTCATTTCGTCGAGGTGCTGCACGGGCGTACCCCGCCCGAGTGCAGCGGCGTCGACGGCGAGCGGGCGCTGTATCTGGCCGACAAAGCGCTGGAATCGCTGGCGACGGGGCGCGCTATTTCGCTCTGA
- a CDS encoding ABC transporter permease → MQQPLSRTKLPAPANGRGRIDPIAFFERFGVFIFMILLLIFFQSQNSNFLTERNITNILTEVSIYGIMAVGMTFVILTAGIDLSVGSILAVCAMTAAYVIKGDNFTTVDAQAWGGMSWLVGLGICLAMGTVIGFLHGLGVTRLRLSPFIVTLGGMTIWRGLTLVVNDGAPIAGFDPGYRWWGRGDLLGISIPIWIFALVALVGWLALHKTRWGRFVYAIGGNTEAARLAGVNVQRVLVSVYVVIGALAGLAGFILSARLGSAEAVAGISFELRVIASVVIGGTSLMGGYGRISGTIIGSVIMGILINGLVLMNVSAYYQQIITGLIIVLAVAFDTYAKSRRGAI, encoded by the coding sequence ATGCAGCAACCCTTATCCCGTACCAAACTGCCGGCGCCGGCTAACGGCCGGGGACGCATCGACCCGATCGCCTTCTTCGAGCGTTTCGGGGTGTTCATTTTCATGATCCTGCTGCTGATCTTTTTCCAGTCGCAGAACAGCAACTTCCTGACCGAACGCAACATCACCAACATCCTCACCGAGGTGTCCATCTACGGCATCATGGCGGTGGGGATGACCTTCGTGATCCTGACCGCGGGCATCGACCTGTCGGTCGGGTCGATTCTGGCGGTGTGCGCCATGACCGCCGCCTACGTGATCAAAGGCGATAACTTCACCACCGTCGATGCTCAGGCCTGGGGCGGCATGAGCTGGCTGGTAGGGCTTGGCATCTGTCTGGCGATGGGCACCGTTATCGGTTTCCTGCACGGACTGGGCGTTACCCGTCTGCGGTTGTCGCCGTTCATCGTCACGCTGGGCGGCATGACCATCTGGCGTGGCCTGACGCTGGTTGTCAACGACGGCGCGCCCATCGCCGGGTTTGACCCCGGTTACCGCTGGTGGGGGCGGGGTGATTTGCTCGGCATCTCCATCCCGATCTGGATCTTCGCGCTGGTGGCGCTGGTAGGCTGGCTGGCGCTGCATAAAACCCGCTGGGGGCGTTTCGTCTACGCCATCGGCGGCAACACCGAGGCGGCGCGGTTGGCCGGGGTCAACGTACAGCGGGTACTGGTCAGCGTCTACGTGGTGATCGGCGCGCTGGCCGGTCTGGCGGGGTTCATCCTCAGCGCCCGGCTGGGTAGCGCCGAAGCGGTGGCGGGCATCTCGTTCGAACTGCGGGTGATCGCCTCGGTGGTGATTGGCGGCACCTCGCTGATGGGCGGTTACGGGCGCATCAGCGGCACCATCATCGGCTCCGTCATTATGGGGATCCTGATTAACGGGCTGGTGCTGATGAACGTTTCGGCCTACTACCAGCAGATCATCACCGGGCTCATCATCGTGCTGGCGGTAGCCTTCGATACCTACGCCAAGAGCCGACGCGGCGCCATCTGA
- a CDS encoding sugar ABC transporter ATP-binding protein, with protein sequence MTEPLLNITDLAKNFSGVWALNKVQLTVLPGEIHALLGENGAGKSTLLKALAGAQPQTSGDIRFNGELLSPQDSPVERQNRGIVTIYQEFNLLPNMTVAENMFLGREQQRSRLFVDAQAVNQEARTVLEYLQLNISPTTQVARLSVAQQQMVEIARALTLNARLIVMDEPSAALSDSEVESLHRVVRELKARGVSVIYVTHRLHEVFQLCDRFTVLQDGRYTGSGNVADIDVAGIIRMMVGRDVVFSRRPPSETHHQDKPVRLAVKGLCREKPPLDPHGIALDNIGFQVHAGEILGIAGLVGAGRTEVARCLFGADPFTSGEFWLDGQAYHPVDPLHALDQGIALVPEDRKKEGAVLGLSIRNNLSLSSLSSLLRWRYFVDTRREDDLIESYRQALRIKMVDSEQEVRKLSGGNQQKVILARCMALNPRVLIVDEPTRGIDVGTKSEVHQVLFDMAKRGVAVIVISSDLPEVMAISDRIITLSEGRITGELHGDDATEERLMTLMAICHDAPQAA encoded by the coding sequence ATGACTGAACCCTTACTGAACATTACCGATCTGGCCAAGAATTTCTCCGGCGTCTGGGCGCTCAATAAGGTGCAACTGACGGTACTACCGGGAGAGATCCACGCCCTGCTGGGCGAGAACGGCGCCGGCAAGTCCACCTTGCTCAAGGCGCTGGCCGGTGCGCAACCCCAGACCAGCGGCGATATCCGCTTCAACGGCGAACTGCTGTCGCCGCAGGACTCGCCGGTAGAACGGCAGAACCGCGGCATCGTCACCATCTATCAGGAATTCAACCTGCTGCCCAACATGACGGTGGCGGAAAACATGTTTCTCGGCCGCGAACAGCAACGCAGCCGGCTGTTTGTCGATGCGCAGGCGGTCAATCAGGAAGCCCGCACGGTGCTGGAGTACCTGCAACTGAACATATCACCGACCACGCAGGTGGCGCGGCTGAGCGTGGCGCAGCAGCAGATGGTGGAAATCGCCCGCGCATTGACCCTCAACGCCCGGTTGATCGTGATGGATGAACCGTCCGCCGCGCTGAGCGATAGCGAGGTGGAGAGCCTGCACCGGGTGGTGCGTGAGCTGAAAGCGCGCGGCGTCAGCGTGATTTATGTGACGCACCGGCTGCACGAAGTGTTCCAACTGTGCGACCGCTTCACCGTATTGCAGGACGGCCGTTACACCGGCTCCGGCAACGTGGCCGACATCGACGTGGCGGGCATCATCCGCATGATGGTCGGGCGCGACGTGGTGTTCAGCCGTCGCCCGCCGTCGGAAACCCATCATCAGGACAAACCGGTGCGGCTGGCAGTGAAAGGGCTGTGCCGGGAAAAACCGCCGCTCGATCCGCACGGCATCGCGCTCGACAACATCGGTTTTCAGGTGCACGCGGGCGAGATCCTCGGCATCGCCGGGCTGGTAGGCGCCGGCCGTACCGAGGTGGCGCGCTGCCTGTTCGGCGCCGACCCGTTTACCTCCGGCGAATTCTGGCTTGACGGCCAGGCCTATCACCCGGTCGATCCGCTGCACGCGCTCGATCAGGGCATTGCGCTGGTGCCGGAAGATCGCAAGAAAGAGGGCGCGGTGCTGGGCTTGTCGATCCGCAACAACCTGTCGCTTTCCAGCCTGTCGTCGCTGCTGCGCTGGCGCTACTTCGTCGACACCCGCCGCGAGGACGACCTGATCGAATCCTACCGGCAGGCGTTGCGCATCAAGATGGTGGACAGCGAGCAGGAGGTGCGCAAGCTCTCCGGCGGCAACCAGCAGAAAGTGATTCTGGCGCGCTGTATGGCGCTCAACCCCCGGGTGCTGATCGTCGATGAGCCGACGCGCGGTATCGACGTCGGCACCAAGTCCGAAGTGCATCAGGTGCTGTTCGATATGGCGAAACGGGGCGTGGCGGTGATCGTGATTTCCTCCGATCTGCCGGAGGTGATGGCGATTTCCGATCGCATCATCACCCTTAGCGAAGGCCGGATCACCGGCGAACTGCACGGCGATGACGCCACGGAAGAGCGGCTGATGACCCTGATGGCCATCTGCCATGACGCACCACAGGCCGCATAA
- a CDS encoding substrate-binding domain-containing protein — MKKITIMAAAMAFTMSSGLAQAQNEQIVFSTPNLAMPFEVHMQRTAVKAAKELGVNLQVLDSQGSSPKQVADLENAITRGAQGFVVSPNDVNAVSGAVTEIQDAKLPVVTLDRSVKTDKKVPHFGANNYKGGQAIADFVKARFPNGADIVLLTGQPGSSSNIERTQGIRDSLKAGGSKYRLVADQTGNWMRSEGMRIVESVLPSLPKRPQVILSANDDMALGAIEALQSQGLKPGDVMVTGFDAVPEALARVRDGWLSVTADQRPGYAVTQAMTQLTNNIRTKSPITGADYPPTMITKDNLNDAERIGEAGK; from the coding sequence ATGAAAAAGATAACCATCATGGCCGCGGCGATGGCCTTCACGATGTCGTCCGGTCTGGCGCAGGCCCAGAACGAGCAGATTGTGTTCAGTACCCCCAATCTGGCGATGCCATTTGAAGTTCACATGCAGCGTACCGCGGTCAAGGCCGCCAAAGAACTGGGCGTTAACCTGCAGGTGCTGGACAGCCAGGGCAGTTCCCCGAAACAGGTGGCGGATCTGGAAAACGCCATCACCCGCGGCGCGCAAGGTTTTGTGGTGTCGCCTAATGACGTCAACGCGGTGTCGGGCGCGGTAACGGAGATTCAGGACGCCAAACTGCCGGTAGTGACGCTGGACCGCTCGGTGAAGACCGACAAGAAAGTGCCGCACTTCGGCGCCAACAACTACAAGGGCGGTCAGGCGATTGCCGATTTCGTCAAAGCGCGCTTTCCGAACGGCGCCGACATCGTGCTGCTGACCGGACAACCGGGGTCATCGTCCAATATTGAACGCACCCAGGGCATCCGCGACAGCCTGAAAGCGGGCGGCAGTAAGTATCGCCTGGTGGCGGATCAGACCGGCAACTGGATGCGTTCCGAAGGGATGCGCATCGTGGAAAGCGTGTTGCCGTCGCTGCCCAAGCGTCCGCAGGTGATTCTGTCGGCCAACGACGACATGGCGCTGGGGGCGATCGAAGCACTGCAAAGTCAGGGGCTGAAACCGGGCGACGTGATGGTGACGGGGTTTGACGCGGTGCCGGAAGCGCTGGCCCGCGTGCGTGACGGCTGGCTGTCGGTGACCGCCGATCAACGTCCCGGCTACGCGGTGACGCAGGCGATGACCCAGCTCACCAACAATATTCGCACCAAGTCGCCGATCACCGGCGCGGATTACCCGCCGACCATGATCACCAAAGACAACCTGAACGACGCGGAACGTATCGGCGAAGCGGGCAAATAA
- a CDS encoding Gfo/Idh/MocA family protein: MKQVRIGLIGTGYIGRAHAIAYAQAPVVYPLKGQLVCEMLAEVSPELAKQRARELGFARFTSDWHQLVADPAIDVVDICAPNFLHQEMAMAAIRHGKHVYSEKPLALNAADARAMADAARQAGVKTLVGFNYMKNPAAQLAKEIIARGEIGDITHFYGTHNEDYLADPLKPADWHCFRHTAGLGALGDVGAHIVNMAHYLVGDITEVCGDLQTVVPQRPVSAGSDDRVAVENEDQAHAMVRFASGARGVIEASRVACGRKMGLSYVITGTRGAISFTQERMAELKLYRHDDPVNRQGFQTLLIGPQHPEYAAFCASAGHGIGFNDQKTVEVRDLIDGIAAGSPLWPDFDEGWRVSRVLDAIVLSHQAARWVAVHEVTVHEAG, translated from the coding sequence ATGAAACAGGTTCGAATCGGTTTGATCGGCACCGGCTACATCGGCCGCGCCCACGCCATCGCCTATGCGCAGGCGCCGGTGGTGTACCCGCTCAAGGGGCAACTGGTGTGCGAGATGCTGGCGGAAGTCTCGCCGGAGCTGGCAAAGCAGCGGGCGCGGGAACTGGGCTTCGCCCGTTTTACCAGCGACTGGCATCAACTGGTGGCCGACCCGGCTATCGACGTGGTGGATATCTGCGCGCCTAATTTTCTGCATCAGGAAATGGCGATGGCGGCGATTCGCCACGGCAAACACGTCTATTCGGAAAAGCCGCTGGCGCTCAACGCCGCCGACGCGCGTGCGATGGCGGACGCCGCCCGTCAGGCCGGAGTAAAAACGCTGGTGGGGTTCAACTACATGAAGAACCCGGCGGCGCAACTGGCGAAAGAGATCATCGCGCGCGGCGAGATTGGCGACATCACCCATTTCTACGGCACCCATAACGAAGACTATCTGGCCGACCCGCTGAAACCGGCGGACTGGCATTGCTTCCGGCACACCGCCGGGCTGGGCGCGCTGGGCGACGTGGGCGCGCACATCGTCAATATGGCGCACTACCTGGTGGGCGACATCACCGAGGTGTGCGGCGATCTGCAGACGGTGGTGCCGCAGCGGCCGGTGAGCGCGGGCAGCGACGACCGGGTGGCGGTGGAAAACGAGGATCAGGCGCACGCGATGGTGCGTTTCGCCAGCGGCGCGCGCGGGGTGATCGAGGCGTCAAGAGTGGCGTGCGGACGCAAGATGGGGCTGAGTTATGTCATCACCGGCACCCGCGGCGCCATCAGTTTTACCCAGGAACGTATGGCGGAACTAAAACTGTACCGGCATGACGACCCGGTCAACCGACAGGGGTTTCAGACCTTGCTGATCGGGCCGCAGCACCCGGAGTACGCCGCATTCTGCGCCAGCGCCGGGCACGGCATCGGTTTTAACGATCAGAAAACCGTCGAGGTGCGCGACCTGATCGACGGCATCGCCGCCGGGAGTCCGCTGTGGCCCGATTTTGACGAAGGTTGGCGCGTCTCCCGGGTGCTGGACGCCATCGTGCTGTCGCATCAGGCCGCGCGCTGGGTGGCGGTACATGAGGTGACAGTGCATGAAGCGGGATAA
- a CDS encoding AAA family ATPase, with protein MISTQYISRISLNRDKVPSFDLYPFSIPAIHSFDFIDPHPKVTFFIGENGTGKSTLLEAIAVSMGFNPEGGTRNFNFSTRASHSELSNYLRIAKGVPRPRNGFFFRAESFFNLASEIEHLDAEPSFGPPVINSYGGHSLHEQSHGESFLSLMMNRFGGKGLYLLDEPEAALSPARQLAMLARMHDLILDDSQFIIATHSPILLGYPDALIYQFDGDSLSQVNYKDTDHYQITRSFLNNPEKMLQELMKK; from the coding sequence ATGATTTCGACTCAATACATCAGCCGTATCTCTCTTAATCGCGATAAGGTGCCATCATTTGACCTTTATCCGTTTTCTATTCCAGCGATTCATTCGTTTGACTTTATTGACCCCCATCCCAAGGTTACTTTTTTTATTGGCGAGAACGGCACCGGAAAGTCAACGCTGCTGGAAGCCATTGCCGTATCAATGGGGTTTAACCCTGAAGGCGGCACCCGCAACTTCAATTTCAGCACACGGGCGTCGCATTCAGAATTATCGAATTACCTGAGAATCGCCAAAGGCGTACCACGTCCCCGTAATGGATTTTTTTTTCGTGCCGAGAGCTTTTTTAACCTGGCCTCCGAAATCGAACACCTTGACGCCGAACCGTCTTTCGGCCCGCCGGTGATTAATTCGTATGGCGGCCACTCCTTGCATGAGCAGTCGCACGGCGAATCTTTTCTCTCATTAATGATGAACCGTTTTGGCGGCAAAGGGCTGTATCTGCTCGACGAACCGGAAGCCGCGCTGTCGCCGGCCAGGCAGTTGGCGATGCTCGCCAGAATGCATGACCTGATTCTGGATGATTCCCAATTTATTATCGCCACCCATTCGCCGATTCTGCTGGGTTACCCGGACGCATTAATCTATCAGTTTGATGGCGATAGCCTCTCCCAGGTGAATTATAAAGACACGGATCATTATCAAATCACGCGTTCGTTCCTGAACAATCCTGAAAAAATGCTGCAGGAGTTAATGAAGAAGTAA
- the iolE gene encoding myo-inosose-2 dehydratase produces MTVQLGINPLTWTNDDLPSLGAETPLETCLSEGRQAGFAGFELGNKFPRQSGVLGPILKKHGLSLVSGWYSGQLLTRSVKDEIAAVQDHLNLLRELGATVLVFAEVTGAVHGDQRTPVHLRPRFPATRWQEYGDKLSEFARYTQQQGVQIAYHHHMGTVIETADDVDQLMTHTGPEVGLLLDTGHLTFAGADPLAVAQRWMQRINHVHCKDIRPEVLKEVKNRKTSFLDAVLSGVFTVPGDGCVDYPSLFRLLKAHDYQGWLVVEAEQDPAVAHPLTYATLGFNNLQRFARDAGLI; encoded by the coding sequence ATGACTGTTCAACTGGGTATCAATCCGCTGACCTGGACCAATGATGACCTGCCGTCGCTGGGGGCGGAAACTCCGCTGGAAACCTGCCTGAGCGAAGGGCGTCAGGCCGGTTTCGCCGGGTTCGAACTGGGCAACAAGTTCCCGCGCCAGTCCGGCGTGCTGGGGCCGATTCTGAAAAAACATGGGCTGAGTCTGGTTTCCGGCTGGTATTCCGGTCAGTTGCTGACCCGTTCGGTAAAAGACGAGATTGCCGCGGTGCAGGATCACCTTAACCTGCTGCGCGAGCTGGGCGCCACCGTACTGGTATTCGCCGAAGTGACCGGCGCGGTGCATGGCGATCAGCGTACGCCGGTGCATCTGCGCCCGCGTTTTCCGGCGACGCGCTGGCAGGAATACGGCGACAAGCTCAGCGAATTCGCCCGCTATACCCAGCAGCAGGGCGTGCAAATCGCCTATCACCACCATATGGGCACCGTGATTGAAACCGCCGACGACGTGGATCAACTGATGACCCACACCGGGCCGGAAGTGGGCCTGCTGCTGGATACCGGTCACCTGACCTTTGCCGGCGCCGACCCGCTGGCGGTGGCGCAGCGCTGGATGCAACGCATCAACCATGTGCACTGTAAAGACATTCGCCCCGAGGTGTTGAAAGAGGTGAAAAACCGCAAAACCAGTTTTCTGGATGCGGTGTTGAGCGGCGTGTTCACCGTGCCGGGCGACGGCTGCGTCGATTATCCGTCGCTGTTCCGGCTGCTGAAAGCGCATGATTATCAGGGCTGGCTGGTCGTGGAAGCCGAACAGGACCCGGCGGTGGCGCATCCGCTGACTTACGCCACGCTGGGGTTCAACAATCTGCAGCGGTTTGCCCGCGACGCGGGTCTGATCTGA
- a CDS encoding bifunctional 5-dehydro-2-deoxygluconokinase/5-dehydro-2-deoxyphosphogluconate aldolase: MSTEKQFDVICMGRVAVDLYGQQIGARLEDMGCFAKYLGGSSGNVAYGTARQGLRSSMLARVGDEHMGRFLREELQQVGCDTSHLITDPTRLTALVLLGIKDRETFPLIFYRDNCADMAITPEDVSEDYIASSRCLAITGTHLSHPNTREAVLTALRYARRHGVKTVLDIDYRPVLWGLTSLGDGETRFIESTAVTAQLQQVLNLFDLIVGTEEEFHIAGGSTDTLQALRQVRAHTAAELVCKRGPLGCSVFTGDIPASLDEGITVKGVRVEVLNVLGAGDAFMSGLLRGYLSGEGWEKACAYANACGALVVSRHGCAPAMPSRIELDNYLARAHAVPRPDLDPELNHLHRVTTRRQRWEELCVIAFDHRSQLEEMALACGADRRRIPALKQLILQASQQAAQQAGLQSAGLSPGKAGLLCDGTFGQDALNTITGQGWWIGRPIELPGSRPLVLEHGNIGSQLVSWPLEHVVKCLVFFHPEDDSPLRLTQERQVSEVYRACCQSGHELLLEVILPADMPRSDDLYLRAIQRFYNIGVRPDWWKLPPLSADGWQRLERLLAERDPHCRGVVILGLDAPIEILRQGFNAAAGQPVVKGFAVGRTLFAQPAQQWLRGDIDDRQLIADVKDNYLQLIALWRQRG; this comes from the coding sequence ATGAGTACGGAAAAGCAGTTTGATGTGATTTGCATGGGGCGCGTGGCGGTGGACCTGTACGGTCAGCAGATCGGCGCGCGTCTGGAAGACATGGGCTGTTTCGCCAAATACCTGGGCGGCTCTTCCGGTAACGTGGCCTACGGTACCGCCCGGCAGGGCCTGCGTTCCTCAATGCTGGCGCGGGTGGGTGACGAGCACATGGGGCGCTTTCTGCGCGAAGAGTTGCAGCAGGTCGGCTGCGACACCAGTCATCTGATAACCGATCCGACGCGCCTGACCGCGCTGGTGCTGCTCGGCATCAAGGATCGGGAAACCTTCCCGCTGATCTTCTACCGCGATAACTGCGCCGATATGGCGATCACGCCGGAAGACGTCAGCGAGGATTACATCGCCTCGTCGCGCTGTCTGGCGATCACCGGCACCCATCTGTCGCACCCGAACACCCGCGAGGCGGTGCTGACTGCGCTGCGTTACGCCCGTCGTCACGGCGTGAAAACGGTGCTGGATATCGACTACCGGCCGGTGCTGTGGGGGCTGACTTCGTTAGGCGACGGCGAAACCCGTTTCATCGAATCAACGGCGGTAACGGCGCAACTGCAACAGGTGCTGAACCTGTTCGATCTGATCGTCGGCACCGAAGAGGAGTTTCATATCGCCGGCGGCAGTACCGACACCCTACAGGCGCTGCGTCAGGTGCGGGCGCATACCGCGGCGGAGCTGGTGTGCAAGCGCGGTCCGCTCGGCTGTTCGGTGTTCACCGGCGACATTCCGGCGTCGCTGGATGAGGGCATTACCGTCAAAGGCGTGCGCGTCGAAGTGCTCAACGTGCTGGGGGCGGGCGACGCTTTCATGTCCGGCCTGCTGCGTGGCTACCTGAGCGGCGAGGGCTGGGAGAAAGCCTGCGCTTACGCCAATGCCTGCGGCGCGCTGGTGGTGTCTCGCCACGGCTGCGCCCCGGCGATGCCGAGCCGCATCGAGCTGGATAACTATCTGGCGCGCGCCCATGCGGTGCCGCGGCCGGATCTGGACCCGGAACTGAACCATTTACATCGCGTCACCACCCGGCGTCAGCGCTGGGAAGAACTGTGCGTGATCGCCTTTGATCACCGCAGCCAACTGGAGGAGATGGCGCTGGCCTGCGGCGCCGATCGCCGCCGGATCCCGGCGCTTAAACAGTTGATTTTGCAGGCCAGCCAGCAGGCGGCGCAGCAGGCCGGACTACAGAGCGCCGGACTATCGCCCGGCAAAGCCGGATTATTATGCGACGGCACCTTCGGGCAGGACGCGCTCAATACCATTACCGGGCAAGGCTGGTGGATCGGTCGCCCGATCGAACTGCCGGGTTCGCGCCCGCTGGTGCTGGAGCACGGCAACATCGGCTCGCAACTGGTGAGCTGGCCGCTGGAGCATGTGGTGAAGTGCCTGGTGTTTTTCCACCCGGAAGACGACAGCCCGTTGCGGCTGACGCAGGAACGGCAGGTGAGCGAGGTGTATCGCGCCTGCTGTCAGTCCGGCCACGAACTGCTGCTGGAGGTGATTCTGCCTGCCGACATGCCGCGCAGCGATGACCTTTACCTGCGGGCGATCCAGCGTTTCTACAACATCGGCGTCCGGCCGGACTGGTGGAAACTGCCGCCGCTGTCCGCCGACGGCTGGCAACGGCTGGAGCGATTGCTGGCAGAGCGCGATCCCCACTGCCGCGGCGTGGTGATCCTCGGGCTGGACGCGCCGATCGAAATATTACGTCAGGGGTTCAACGCCGCCGCCGGTCAACCGGTGGTGAAAGGGTTCGCGGTGGGGCGCACGCTGTTTGCGCAGCCGGCGCAACAGTGGCTGCGCGGCGATATCGACGATCGGCAACTGATCGCCGACGTCAAAGATAACTACCTGCAGCTGATCGCCCTGTGGCGTCAACGCGGCTAA
- the iolB gene encoding 5-deoxy-glucuronate isomerase, whose amino-acid sequence MSELLSRYHAPDKQGRIQQITPARAGWRHVGFEVYQLSTGATLALPAVVEERCLVLVGGRATVATPQARFEHIGDRMNPFERKKPWAVYVAPGETVTVTADTPLELAVCAAPGWSNHPTRLIAPQDIGAQARGSGRNRRFVHNILPEDKVADSLLVVEVYTDEGCTSSYPSHKHDVDNPPQETYLEETYYHRLNPPQGFCLQRVYTEDRSLDECMAVYDRDVVMVPRGYHPVATLAGYDSYYLNVMAGPVRQWRFSWEQDHQWVNSAEYAAKHSG is encoded by the coding sequence ATGTCTGAATTACTGTCCCGTTATCATGCGCCGGATAAGCAAGGTCGTATCCAGCAGATTACCCCGGCTCGCGCGGGCTGGCGTCATGTCGGGTTTGAGGTTTACCAGTTGTCGACCGGCGCAACGCTGGCGCTACCGGCGGTGGTCGAGGAGCGCTGTCTGGTGTTGGTGGGCGGTCGGGCGACGGTGGCGACGCCGCAGGCGCGGTTTGAGCATATCGGCGATCGCATGAACCCGTTCGAGCGCAAGAAACCCTGGGCGGTGTACGTCGCGCCGGGAGAAACGGTGACCGTCACCGCCGATACGCCGCTGGAACTGGCGGTATGCGCCGCGCCGGGGTGGAGCAATCATCCCACCCGGTTGATCGCCCCGCAGGATATCGGCGCGCAAGCGCGCGGCAGCGGGCGCAACCGCCGTTTCGTGCACAACATCCTGCCGGAGGACAAGGTGGCGGATAGCCTGCTGGTGGTCGAGGTCTACACCGACGAGGGCTGCACCAGTTCTTACCCCAGCCACAAGCACGATGTGGACAACCCGCCGCAGGAAACGTATCTGGAAGAAACCTACTATCACCGGCTCAACCCGCCGCAGGGGTTCTGCCTGCAACGGGTCTACACCGAGGATCGCTCGCTGGACGAATGCATGGCGGTGTATGACCGGGACGTGGTGATGGTGCCGCGCGGTTATCATCCGGTGGCGACGCTGGCGGGCTACGACAGCTACTACCTCAACGTGATGGCCGGGCCGGTGCGCCAGTGGCGTTTTAGCTGGGAGCAGGACCACCAGTGGGTGAATAGTGCGGAATACGCGGCAAAGCACAGCGGATAG